Part of the Cottoperca gobio chromosome 1, fCotGob3.1, whole genome shotgun sequence genome, GTGTATATTCAATACTGGTACAATATTAGTCGTCGATTACATTTACGCATTAGAAGTTTGCGTTGATTCATGGTATTGCTGAGAGGAAAGTAATGCTAGCTACCTCCGTTCAATATGTTGGCTAGCTAACCTGTTAGCCGTGCATTGATGATTCAGTGTAAAATGTAACGTTAGTGATTAAAGTTTCAAGGCGGATTAATCTGAAACCTGTTTTTTCTCTCGGTGTTGTGTAACCGTACAGTTCGCGCTGCTGGGTCATTGGTCTCAACGGGGATTAAGACTAATGTTACGCGTTAACATTAACGTTATTTTGGATGCTTGCTCTGGCGTTGTGGATTTGGGTGTTGCATGatgtattttttgtgtttttctcatgtTTCTTGTTTCGACACAATCCTTAACTGCTTACTAAAGGTACTGCAATCGAGACTTTGATGATGAAAAGATCCTCATTCAGCAtcagaaggcaaagcattttaAATGCCATATTTGCCACAAGAAGTTGTACACAGGCCCAGGCTTGGCTATTCATTGCATGCAGGTGGgtacattttttttgtcaaacttaGTTTAGTTCCTGGGTTTACGTGTCCTTGGTTCTCTTGTAACTTGTTGATTTAAAAAGGCCTATTAGTAGTTCTCACAAAGTTGGGCAATGGATGTACTTTGCCTGTTATGAATATGCGCTGGCTCACTTTGCATGTCTTTCAGGTACACAAAGAGACGATTGACAGTGTACCAAATGCAATTCCTGGAAGAGTAGACATCGAGCTGGAGATCTACGGTATGGAGGGGATTCCAGAGAAAGACATGCAGGAAAGAAGACGAACTTTAGAACAGAAATCACAAGGTTTGTAATCTTTCATACACCTTTCTTTGCCAATTTGGATACTAGGCCAAACGGCCAAATTAATTGTTTACTTTGAAGGATTTAAGGTTAAGGGAGAATCCTTATGTTGATAGAGCATGATGGGTAGCGGAAGGAAAATCCTGCGGTATCCCATCTTGGTTAATTGTATGTTCTATAACTACTTTGTTTCGGAAATGCTGTGTGCTTGCATTAAAATCAACATCTGAGTATTTTTGTAAAAGCTTAGGTTAATTAGCATTTTGTTTAAGCTTCACCattacctttctttttttagagaGTCAAAAGAAGAAGTCAAGCAATCAAGACGACACTGATGACGACGACGATGATGACGATGAAGCAGGACCATCAGTTCAGCAGGTTGCTGCTGTCCAGCCCCAGGCAGGCTACGCTGCTCCAATGGCCCAGCTTGGCATGCCTCCTGTGGCTGGCGTACCTGGGATGCACCCTGGAGCATATCAAGGCAAGGAACTCTTAGTAAAAGCAGAAGTTGTAAATCATCACTGACTAAACTtgacaatataaaaaaacactcataaGTTTACTTTGAGTAGGGGCCTTTTCACACATGCCTCGTTGGTCTGGACTCTAGACTTTTCAGTTTGATCCGATCCAAAATTACATGAATGGTTAACAGTCAGAAccgtaaaaaagaaaatcaacacaACAAAATGAGCTGCggtcgagggggggggggggcgctgtTTATAAATGGACCAAatgtaaattaaacatttagtcCAACAACTTTATAAACAATCAGTTGACTTGCTGgacacatgatacatttatatttattcataacaAATGTCACATGTAAGCCCCCCAAATAATCTCTATACATTACTTGTGTTTATCATATCTCTACATTTAATAAGCTGTTTATGGTTGAACTGATTTAGTCCTTGTTTGTGCGTTTTCACTTGTTGTACCTAAACAAGGATTCACTGTGCTATTGTTGTGAAGCAGCCACAGCCTTCAGGTTCAGACCTGCAATCTAATAAAAATGTAGCAAGACTGAGATAAAGAAACTGTCGATGACACAGCAGGGAACCATTGGAGATGTGGGATTCTTGTATTCAGTTGTATGTGTTGAGTTGTTAGTAAACAACATGCCCTCTTACTCATTGTGAAAGGAATGCCTCCCATGATGCCGGGCGTTCCTCCGATGATGCACGGCATGCCCCCTGCTATGCATGGAATGCCACCAGGGTAAGATCTCTTGTTGACTGTGTTTAATAATACTATTCCACattctgtgcttttttttttttcttttttctagtTTTATCTTCATTAATTGATTATATTTCCATGCAACTATTAGCTTTTAGAAATTAGATTACAGTAATACCAAATCATTATCTTATTGGTCTTATTGCCTTTTGCAGCATGATGCCAATGGGTGGAATGATGCCTCCCATGATGCCAGGGATGCCCGGTATACCACACGGTGAGTTGTGATTTTGAGTTGAGGTTACCAAAGACATTTGAAATGCGTTCCACATATTAATTGACTAAGTAATACGTTTCAGTGATATGTTATTTTTTCAACAGTATTGTTGATGAATGAATGCTTTTTAACAAATTATGACCAAAAAAAGCTTATGTAGCTATGATAACTATTTATTTGATTCCTAGATCATAACCATAGCTTACATTTTTAGATTGTTAGGCAGGTGTaattgaatatataaaaatataattgtaaatgATTTCATGTTTAAGGACCATTCTTGAGAAACTGACATTAATCTTTGAAATGCTTGCTCCTTCTGTGCACTCTGCTTGCTTATTTTGCTCTTGATATGTTTTCAGTGTAATGGTGCACGAAGGGTTAATCGACATGTTTTGGGTGAATGTTTAGGAATGCCACCTCACATGGCTCCAAGGCCAGGGATGCCCCATATGGCCCAAGCTGCAGCAGCCGGAGTGATACCCAGTCGACCGGCATTACCAGTGGCCCAGCCCGCCGTCACCAAACCTCTTTTCCCCAGTGCAGCACAGGTGGGCACCATACACCAATAGTCAGggacattatttttatttcccaaCACTTCTCATTTCTGATTTcagctcttcctctttttctgtctttctcacccccattttattctttatattagtGTCAGTATTATGTAGTATATTCTGTTCTCATAATGGAATTTGGATAGAGTATGTGGACATATTACATGCCAATACTGTGATCTCCTTTCCACCATGCTGCAGATGGGCGCTGGTGttcacagcagcacagcagccgTTTCTTCTCCACCTGCAGACCTTCAGTCTGCCTCCTCCCAGCCTCCCTTTCCTAACACGCCACAAGTACGCTCACAGACAGGACTCTGACTTGAGCTGTGGCAGCTGCATGTTGCTTATTTATTAACTCTGCCTGTAAATTCTCAAGTTGTAACTAGGCTGATGACAGTATTTGCCTTTGTTGGCTACAATGTTGGTGTCGGAGGATAATTATCCCTGACAACAACTGACATATTTTTCTGTGAGCTTTATTAATGTGCATGTGCTTAAATTAACGCAGAATGAGGCATAACAATTGATTTACGTGGATTCTATTTTGCATCATTCACACCTCCAAACCTTTAAAGCATGAATTTTGCAATAACTACTGACTTGCTGCAGTTGTGCATATCACACTGTCAgtccgtcccccccccccccccccccacaatcTAAACTCTGTCTATCTATTGGTTATTCTATCTCAGGATCTGTGTTACATCCAATGATTTATTTACTATTCTGGATACAGAGGGTTTAAATCATTCCATGCGTAATGTGCACTCAAGTTGAAAGGAAGTCGTGTAATTGTAaaggttgttgttgtaaaaaagaagaatgtcAATGTTTTTAAGTGGAATCCGAAATActacttcactacattcatAGTGACCAAATCATGAATAAAAGTCTAAAATTGAACGTTGAGGTTTTATATACCTCAAGTAATTTGTTATGAAATGATTATCACAAAGGTGTAATCCACTGACCACATCTTTGGATACTCGTCAGTTACCTGTATTGTGTCTTTGTACAGGCCCAGCAGAGCACTTCAGGAGTCGCAGCTTCCCACAGTACAGCCGCCTCCTCCGACCCTCCCAAAGCAACATTCCCTGCCTACACCCtgccctctgtctcttcttgctcttctacttcttctaacCCCTCTAGCGGCACTGTGGCCAAACCCCCAGCCACAGTGGCCACCAAACCCGCCACCCTCACCACCACGAGTGCAACTAGTAAGTTGATCCATCCTGATGAGGATATCTCACTGGTAAGTTGCTTGAGCTTTCCATTTTGCCCTTTTCACAGTAAGTAAtgactgatatatatatatatatatataatagtacatTTATTGATAAATGCGTTGGTGCAATATTTGACCATCAATCTGTTTGTGAATATCACGATAAGCATGAAGTTTAAATATTTCGGCGATATCTGCCAAGCATTTAAATTGTACATCCTTACTTCTGCGTAGTAGTTTCTCTTGTTGTGGTTATGTTGAAGGATGATTCTGAATTTGAATATCCTCAGTTTGAAATCAGGGCACGCCAACATTGGTACCCAATTCCTCATCAtttttgtgagtgtttttatcTTTGTGCTGTAAGGGGCATAACAGTGTTTC contains:
- the znf207b gene encoding BUB3-interacting and GLEBS motif-containing protein ZNF207b isoform X1 — protein: MGRKKKKQMKPWCWYCNRDFDDEKILIQHQKAKHFKCHICHKKLYTGPGLAIHCMQVHKETIDSVPNAIPGRVDIELEIYGMEGIPEKDMQERRRTLEQKSQESQKKKSSNQDDTDDDDDDDDEAGPSVQQVAAVQPQAGYAAPMAQLGMPPVAGVPGMHPGAYQGMPPMMPGVPPMMHGMPPAMHGMPPGMMPMGGMMPPMMPGMPGIPHGMPPHMAPRPGMPHMAQAAAAGVIPSRPALPVAQPAVTKPLFPSAAQAQQSTSGVAASHSTAASSDPPKATFPAYTLPSVSSCSSTSSNPSSGTVAKPPATVATKPATLTTTSATSKLIHPDEDISLEEMKAQLPRYQRLTPRQGQAHVAAPPVVSVGGIMPQQQGMPPQQPGMRHPMHGQYGAPPQGMPSYMPGGMPPYGQGPPMGPPYQGGPPMGMRPPVMSPAGRY
- the znf207b gene encoding BUB3-interacting and GLEBS motif-containing protein ZNF207b isoform X2; amino-acid sequence: MGRKKKKQMKPWCWYCNRDFDDEKILIQHQKAKHFKCHICHKKLYTGPGLAIHCMQVHKETIDSVPNAIPGRVDIELEIYGMEGIPEKDMQERRRTLEQKSQESQKKKSSNQDDTDDDDDDDDEAGPSVQQVAAVQPQAGYAAPMAQLGMPPVAGVPGMHPGAYQGMPPMMPGVPPMMHGMPPAMHGMPPGMMPMGGMMPPMMPGMPGIPHGMPPHMAPRPGMPHMAQAAAAGVIPSRPALPVAQPAVTKPLFPSAAQMGAGVHSSTAAVSSPPADLQSASSQPPFPNTPQSTSGVAASHSTAASSDPPKATFPAYTLPSVSSCSSTSSNPSSGTVAKPPATVATKPATLTTTSATSKLIHPDEDISLEEMKAQLPRYQRLTPRQGQAHVAAPPVVSVGGIMPQQQGMPPQQPGMRHPMHGQYGAPPQGMPSYMPGGMPPYGQGPPMGPPYQGGPPMGMRPPVMSPAGRY